Proteins found in one Quercus robur chromosome 2, dhQueRobu3.1, whole genome shotgun sequence genomic segment:
- the LOC126712407 gene encoding uncharacterized protein LOC126712407 isoform X1: MAKQSKSALLSGFTEEEIETANTMLEFHQQFVEFKTHPQIQSWVGLKRRSKRLPRQSLGCFHFSLSSSPAFTHGGVEVGPTSSPTCKTEAPTVAVKAGTLSPVTPLSFSLSSESDDKPKNALKFKIVKRKREDWLEITEGLTQSRDYLKREIGNAMRCYDGLKAFNLELKARKHEFCHGHMKENPYLEDGKRFKLAKGFVQVQPTVNSLINAQNQDHQQQIHSVVRQKLFIVNQRVQRSEIDEKLQHPINQMHSSLPTSPGFGYVVKNDVDPSSLPDLNVSIEDTVGAGSSGPFDLTVANRISYKAMAAQARQRRIQICRVKKLQCR; encoded by the exons atggCAAAACAGAGCAAAAGCGCTTTACTCAGTGGCTTCACTGAGGAGGAGATTGAGACTGCTAATACCATGCTCGAGTTTCATCAACAATTCGTTGAATTCAAAACACACCCACAAATTCAGTCATGGGTCGGCCTTAAACGGAGATCTAAGAGACTTCCCAGACAATCATTGGGCTGTTTTCATTTCAGTTTGTCTTCTTCACCGGCGTTTACTCATGGCGGTGTTGAAGTGGGTCCTACTTCTAGTCCTACATGTAAGACTGAGGCTCCAACTGTGGCGGTCAAGGCTGGAACTTTGAGCCCCGTGACCCctctttcattctctctcaGTAGTGAATCTGATGACAAGCCCAAGAACGCTCTGAAATTCAAAATCGTTAAAAGG AAGAGAGAGGACTGGTTGGAGATTACGGAGGGGTTAACTCAGAGCAGGGATTATCTAAAGagg GAGATAGGGAATGCAATGCGTTGTTACGATGGGCTGAAGGCTTTCAATTTGGAGTTGAAAGCAAGAAAACATGAG TTTTGTCATGGCCATATGAAGGAAAATCCATATTTGGAAGATGGCAAAAGGTTCAAGCTTGCAAAGGGTTTTGTTCAAGTGCAACCCACAGTCAACTCTCTCATCAATgctcaaaatcaagatcatcaACAGCAAATTCACAGTGTGGTTAGGCAGAAACTGTTCATTGTGAATCAGAGGGTTCAAAGATCAGAAATTGATGAGAAACTTCAACACCCAATTAACCAAATGCACTCCTCTCTGCCAACTAGTCCTGGATTTGGCTACGTGGTCAAGAACGATGTGGACCCATCTAGTCTTCCTGATCTTAACGTTTCTATAGAGGACACTGTTGGCGCGGGCTCTTCTGGACCTTTTGATCTCACAGTGGCCAACAGGATTTCATATAAGGCTATGGCAGCACAAGCTAGACAGAGAAGGATACAGATCTGTAGGGTCAAGAAACTCCAGTGCCGCTAA
- the LOC126712407 gene encoding uncharacterized protein LOC126712407 isoform X2 has translation MAKQSKSALLSGFTEEEIETANTMLEFHQQFVEFKTHPQIQSWVGLKRRSKRLPRQSLGCFHFSLSSSPAFTHGGVEVGPTSSPTCKTEAPTVAVKAGTLSPVTPLSFSLSSESDDKPKNALKFKIVKRREDWLEITEGLTQSRDYLKREIGNAMRCYDGLKAFNLELKARKHEFCHGHMKENPYLEDGKRFKLAKGFVQVQPTVNSLINAQNQDHQQQIHSVVRQKLFIVNQRVQRSEIDEKLQHPINQMHSSLPTSPGFGYVVKNDVDPSSLPDLNVSIEDTVGAGSSGPFDLTVANRISYKAMAAQARQRRIQICRVKKLQCR, from the exons atggCAAAACAGAGCAAAAGCGCTTTACTCAGTGGCTTCACTGAGGAGGAGATTGAGACTGCTAATACCATGCTCGAGTTTCATCAACAATTCGTTGAATTCAAAACACACCCACAAATTCAGTCATGGGTCGGCCTTAAACGGAGATCTAAGAGACTTCCCAGACAATCATTGGGCTGTTTTCATTTCAGTTTGTCTTCTTCACCGGCGTTTACTCATGGCGGTGTTGAAGTGGGTCCTACTTCTAGTCCTACATGTAAGACTGAGGCTCCAACTGTGGCGGTCAAGGCTGGAACTTTGAGCCCCGTGACCCctctttcattctctctcaGTAGTGAATCTGATGACAAGCCCAAGAACGCTCTGAAATTCAAAATCGTTAAAAGG AGAGAGGACTGGTTGGAGATTACGGAGGGGTTAACTCAGAGCAGGGATTATCTAAAGagg GAGATAGGGAATGCAATGCGTTGTTACGATGGGCTGAAGGCTTTCAATTTGGAGTTGAAAGCAAGAAAACATGAG TTTTGTCATGGCCATATGAAGGAAAATCCATATTTGGAAGATGGCAAAAGGTTCAAGCTTGCAAAGGGTTTTGTTCAAGTGCAACCCACAGTCAACTCTCTCATCAATgctcaaaatcaagatcatcaACAGCAAATTCACAGTGTGGTTAGGCAGAAACTGTTCATTGTGAATCAGAGGGTTCAAAGATCAGAAATTGATGAGAAACTTCAACACCCAATTAACCAAATGCACTCCTCTCTGCCAACTAGTCCTGGATTTGGCTACGTGGTCAAGAACGATGTGGACCCATCTAGTCTTCCTGATCTTAACGTTTCTATAGAGGACACTGTTGGCGCGGGCTCTTCTGGACCTTTTGATCTCACAGTGGCCAACAGGATTTCATATAAGGCTATGGCAGCACAAGCTAGACAGAGAAGGATACAGATCTGTAGGGTCAAGAAACTCCAGTGCCGCTAA
- the LOC126712408 gene encoding tubulin beta chain has product MREILHIQGGQCGNQIGSKFWEVICDEHGIDPTGRYKGDGSSDLQLERINVYYNEASGGRYVPRAVLMDLEPGTMDSIRSGPFGQIFRPDNFVFGQSGAGNNWAKGHYTEGAELIDSVLDVVRKEAENCDCLQGFQVCHSLGGGTGSGMGTLLISKIREEYPDRMMLTFSVFPSPKVSDTVVEPYNATLSVHQLVENADECMVLDNEALYDICFRTLKLSTPSFGDLNHLISATMSGVTCCLRFPGQLNSDLRKLAVNLIPFPRLHFFMVGFAPLTSRGSQQYISLTVPELTQQMWDSKNMMCAADPRHGRYLTASAMFRGKMSTKEVDEQMINVQNKNSSYFVEWIPNNVKSSVCDIPPMGLKMASTFIGNSTSIQEMFRRVSEQFTAMFRRKAFLHWYTGEGMDEMEFTEAESNMNDLVAEYQQYQDATADDEGEYEEEGLEENYED; this is encoded by the exons ATGAGAGAGATCCTTCACATTCAAGGAGGCCAATGCGGCAACCAAATCGGCTCCAAGTTCTGGGAGGTTATCTGCGACGAGCACGGCATCGATCCCACGGGTCGGTACAAGGGAGACGGGTCGTCGGATCTTCAACTGGAGCGAATCAATGTGTACTACAACGAGGCCTCCGGCGGTCGCTACGTGCCCCGGGCGGTTCTCATGGATCTCGAACCCGGAACCATGGACAGCATCAGATCCGGCCCGTTTGGACAGATCTTCCGCCCCGATAACTTCGTTTTCGGACAGTCCGGCGCCGGAAACAACTGGGCCAAAGGTCATTACACTGAGGGAGCTGAGTTGATCGACTCCGTTCTCGACGTTGTTCGTAAAGAGGCCGAGAACTGTGATTGCTTGCAAg GTTTCCAGGTTTGTCACTCACTTGGAGGAGGTACAGGGTCTGGCATGGGAACCCTCCTGATATCAAAGATTAGAGAAGAGTACCCAGATAGGATGATGCTTACATTTTCCGTTTTCCCATCTCCAAAGGTCTCTGACACTGTTGTGGAGCCATACAATGCCACCCTCTCAGTTCACCAGTTGGTGGAGAACGCCGATGAGTGCATGGTTCTTGATAATGAAGCACTTTATGACATTTGCTTCAGGACACTAAAGCTCAGCACTCCAAGCT TTGGTGACCTTAACCATTTGATCTCTGCAACTATGAGTGGGGTAACATGTTGTCTGAGGTTCCCTGGCCAGCTGAACTCCGACCTTCGGAAGCTTGCTGTTAATCTGATCCCCTTCCCACGTCTTCACTTTTTCATGGTGGGTTTTGCACCACTCACCTCTCGTGGGTCCCAGCAGTACATCTCCCTCACTGTCCCAGAGCTGACTCAACAAATGTGGGATTCCAAGAACATGATGTGTGCTGCTGACCCCCGTCATGGCCGCTACCTGACAGCCTCAGCAATGTTCAGGGGAAAGATGAGCACCAAAGAGGTCGATGAACAGATGATCAATGTGCAGAACAAGAATTCATCATACTTTGTGGAGTGGATTCCTAATAACGTGAAGTCAAGTGTGTGTGATATTCCACCAATGGGTCTGAAAATGGCATCCACTTTTATTGGTAACTCCACATCAATCCAGGAGATGTTCAGAAGGGTGAGTGAGCAATTCACTGCTATGTTCCGCCGCAAGGCTTTCTTGCATTGGTATACAGGTGAAGGGATGGACGAGATGGAGTTCACAGAGGCTGAGAGCAACATGAATGATTTGGTGGCTGAGTACCAGCAGTACCAGGATGCAACAGCTGATGATGAGGGTGAGTATGAGGAGGAAGGGTTAGAAGAAAATTATGAGGACTAA
- the LOC126712409 gene encoding uncharacterized protein LOC126712409, which produces MVVICNLVKNKQISTAAFRHISDLTAYRCRHRLPKGPKPLSLSLSLRVTTMASDGVPPIIAAQLNYLLSHFPLSVKIEHLWSGSKFSTGVIDRFTIVIPYCLDFIKWDFIYNSESPISAPDVIFGAEDENFLSFLARNDGVEGNANSAKNCLSDWNGKDPTRLMVLLQQLRDQYMNYQRKRVDEVDDDRLKFEVSTIAFREGIEMHLSSSAEKPEEVKFAVPLTEMNIDKMVHGCPWRHSPKIYLQVIYPVGRKYVSASSAPRLKLLSTSDLKSIFSIEDFKLPPWLDGMCMAEYLPHLEESLEKQILEAVSLIDVRRRFIESLAPLFGRPLEADPIFCRKATFLAGSGAFTFLVHFSISTQFPKQQPGLMLQSSQHMNSHGVPAKSPLITEYPWSPRWETSVMAEKIFEFLVDEALNFKRYCNEAQLQH; this is translated from the exons ATggttgtaatttgtaatttagtcaaaaataaacaaatctcAACGGCGGCGTTTCGCCATATATCCGATTTAACCGCTTATCGCTGCCGTCATCGATTgccaaaaggcccaaaacccctctctctctctctctctctacgagTGACGACAATGGCTTCCGATGGAGTTCCTCCTATAATCGCTGCTCAGCTCAACTaccttctctctcactttcccCTCAGTGTTAAG ATTGAACATTTGTGGTCCGGTAGCAAGTTCTCCACTGGAGTCATTGACCGCTTCACAATAGTCATTCCCTATTGCCTTGACTTCATAAAAT GGGATTTTATATACAATTCAGAATCGCCAATTTCTGCGCCGGATGTTATATTTGGAGCCgaagatgaaaattttctttcatttctggCAAGGAATGATGGAGTTGAAGGTAATGCAAATTCGGCGAAGAATTGTTTATCTGATTGGAATGGCAAGGACCCAACGCGGCTTATGGTTCTTCTTCAACAGCTTAG gGATCAATATATGAACTATCAGAGAAAGCGTGTTGATGAAGTCGATGATGATAGGTTGAAATTTGAAGTTAGCACTATTGCGTTTAGGGAG GGAATTGAAATGCATTTGAGTTCTAGTGCTGAAAAG CCAGAGGAGGTGAAGTTTGCAGTGCCTCTTACAGAAATGAACATTGATAAGATGGTGCACGGGTGCCCTTGGAGACATTCACCAAAGATATACTTGcag GTTATCTACCCTGTTGGGAGAAAATATGTATCTGCTTCTTCAGCACCTCGTCTGAAATTACTATCTACCTCTGACTTGAAGTCTATCTTTTCTATTGAAGATTTCAAACTTCCTCCATGGTTGGATGGAAT GTGCATGGCAGAATATCTTCCCCATCTGGAAGAATCTCTTGAGAAACAG ATCTTGGAGGCAGTTTCACTTATTGATGTTAGAAGGCGCTTTATTGAGTCATTAGCCCCTCTGTTCGGAAGGCCGTTAGAAGCTGATCCG ATCTTTTGCAGAAAGGCAACATTTCTTGCTGGCTCTGGGGCATTTACATTCCTG GTTCACTTCAGCATTTCAACTCAGTTTCCAAAGCAGCAACCAGGTTTGATGCTTCAAAGTTCTCAG CATATGAACTCCCACGGTGTACCAGCCAAGTCACCTCTTATTACTGAGTATCCATGGAGTCCAAGATGGGAAACATCAGTAATGGCTGAGAAAATCTT tgagttTTTGGTGGATGAGGCTTTGAACTTCAAGAGGTACTGCAACGAGGCTCAACTACAACACTAG
- the LOC126712411 gene encoding LOW QUALITY PROTEIN: putative E3 ubiquitin-protein ligase LIN-1 (The sequence of the model RefSeq protein was modified relative to this genomic sequence to represent the inferred CDS: inserted 3 bases in 2 codons), with amino-acid sequence MNMDYRFAMDQKDMVWLLVASVDNFTQERLINKEQRTQHKEQCAERLATEDVSCDKDTEVRYSDQAVLANLDWGIEALEEAINTSNMETRLARLEYAEKMLQVCALLNSNQKTAGVPNFYLSAWAHLNLAYMWKLRNNVHNAALHMLEMFIIDPFFSRIDFAPEIWKVLFLSHMSSIVGWYSEERHRLMMEVIPDCADMSYTADLDRYFNESLMFSMGPEKLEKLQKLDQLYGESLDENTRLFAKYYKDCMNSDSNSSKKVVPMLPIAEPPMTPLHEVSHSIPDHVKFGPILPKSAGFSPIIKSKFGERETREASRLNLGSTASQNLKESTRWDPQEGLLDENEDQDEDDSEYEPDDGYVDSHSDDIPSKRASPSGMKMAEEKETGPKAQTSKMKNQIHSATFFSPMDFPTSPSPTILSPKPDVQFKKENPVLLCLLSRHIPDSSVSSSLPSSPPVRNDHSFNSADSDGEVIGKLKFRRKINSRTRSFDSENSQVLEYSTIQEVDEGSQSYISLPISEKLTTRTRPPQDFVCPITSHIFFDPVTLETGQTYERKAIQEWLERGNVTCPITRQPLSASILPKTNYVLKRLISSWKEQYPDLAQEFSYSETPRDSFRSSTKEIRLASTLYKTSDISCDKSIDDYLNYRKKRFMRAAVSTSPTSVISQAAVEAIINNLKPYGSCLSTSDSLQECEAAVLAIARLWKESKADPGVQSFLSNPTIVNGXVEILSASLSREVLRTSIYILSELVFADEGVGNTLTSVDSDFDCLAALLKNGLSEAAVLIYQLTPAFAQLSAHDLVSSLVLTVXLDDIQFVMEPKDAAIALLEQILMGGNECSRSLSAFSVISANGIPALVKCLDRLEGRRSIVSILLCCMQAEKDCRCLIANRIELSPVLELFHAGNESVRGICVDFLSELVQLHRRTFRNQILQIIKDEGAFSTMHTFLVYLQMAPAKQQPAIAALLLQLDLLVEPREMSVYREEAIDILIEALRRKEFSDSQMMALDALISLSGRLTSSGKSYTKAWLLKIAGFDQPYHALMKAEQLRKDDNDLMEIMEEEEEAASSWERRVAFVLCNHENGSIFKALEECLKSDSLEMARSCLVLATWLTYMLSTLPHTGVRDAARKSLLDEFINVLQSSKNLEEKILVTLAMKTFVSDPSALEALGVYAKCIYRTFRKLKRNSLVVRDIMQALMNLPSVDATELWSCSEMVELDSSANGEVLSLLHLNDRLLSSHSDGTIKVWDVGKRLPRLVQEVREHTKAITCLYVPSSGDKLYSGSFDKTIRVWSCKPEEIHCIQVHDVKEAVYDLTANSNVACYISHGTGVKVYNWSGTPKHINFNKYVKCLAMTGDKLYCGCSSYGIQEVDLCNYTTNTFYSGTRKLLGKQVIHSLHVHKDLLFAGGSSVNAIAGKVFSLSTKAVIGSFPTGFDIQRIAVNSDFIYTATKCGFIEVWVKEKVRKVASIKMAGGGHAKITSLTSDINELMLFAASSDGRIQV; translated from the exons atgaacatggATTATAGGTTTGCAATGGACCAGAAGGATATGGTTTGGTTATTGGTTGCCAGTGTTGATAATTTCACCCAAGAGCGGTTGATTAATAAAGAACAGAGAACCCAACACAAAGAACAGTGTGCAGAGAGATTGGCAACTGAAGATGTAAGCTGTGACAAAGACACAGAGGTTCGGTATTCGGATCAAGCAGTATTAGCAAATTTGGACTGGGGAATTGAAGCCCTTGAAGAAGCTATCAACACTTCAAATATGGAAACTAGGCTTGCAAGATTGGAGTATGCTGAGAAGATGTTGCAAGTGTGTGCCTTATTGAACTCTAATCAGAAAACTGCTGGTGTTCCTAATTTCTACCTCTCTGCTTGGGCTCATCTCAACCTTGCATACATGTGGAAATTGCGGAACAATGTTCATAATGCAGCTCTTCATATGCTTGAGATGTTCATCATAGACCCTTTCTTCTCGCGGATTGATTTTGCTCCTGAAATTTGGAAAGTCCTGTTTCTTTCACACATGAGCTCCATTGTTGGATGGTATTCAGAGGAAAGGCATAGGCTAATGATGGAAGTAATTCCTGACTGCGCGGATATGTCCTATACAGCTGATTTGGATCGATACTTCAATGAGTCTTTGATGTTTTCCATGGGGccagaaaaattggaaaaattgcAGAAGCTAGATCAGCTTTATGGAGAATCATTGGATGAGAATACACGGCTTTTTGCTAAATACTATAAGGATTGCATGAACTCTGATTCAAACTCGAGCAAGAAGGTGGTTCCAATGTTGCCCATTGCGGAGCCACCAATGACTCCTTTGCATGAAGTCAGCCACTCAATTCCAGATCATGTAAAATTTGGTCCTATCTTGCCTAAGAGTGCTGGGTTTTCCCCAATTATTAAATCTAAGTTTGGTGAAAGAGAAACAAGAGAAGCAAGCAG ATTAAATCTAGGTTCTACTGCGTCCCAGAATCTGAAGGAGTCCACTAGATGGGATCCTCAG GAGGGGTTGCTTGATGAGAATGAAGATCAAGATGAAGATGACTCTGAATATGAGCCTGATGATGGTTATGTGGATTCTCACTCTGACGATATACCTAGCAAAAGGGCATCTCCTAGTGGCATGAAGATGGCTGAGGAAAAGGAAACTGGGCCTAAAGCACAGACATCTAAAATGAAGAACCAAATACATTCTGCTACATTCTTTTCTCCTATGGATTTCCCTACATCTCCTTCTCCAACTATTTTATCTCCAAAACCAGATGtgcaatttaaaaaagaaaaccctgTTTTGTTATGCTTATTATCCCGCCATATCCCAGATTCATCTGTTTCCAGCTCGTTGCCTTCATCTCCACCTGTGAGGAATGATCACAGCTTCAACTCAGCAGACTCTGATGGTGAAGTCATA GGAAAGCTGAAATTTCGAAGAAAAATCAATAGCAGAACACGGAGTTTTGACAGTGAGAATAGCCAAGTATTAGAATATAG TACTATTCAAGAAGTTGATGAGGGAAGCCAGAGCTACATCTCTCTCCCAATATCTGAGAAGCTGACTACTCGAACAAGACCACCTCAGGATTTTGTTTGCCCCATCACAAGCCACATATTTTTTGACCCTGTTACCCTTGAAACAGGCCAGACATATGAAAGAAAAGCAATCCAAGAATGGCTTGAAAGAGGAAATGTAACATGCCCCATTACACGGCAACCTCTCTCTGCCAGTATACTGCCCAAAACAAACTATGTTTTGAAGAGACTAATATCATCTTGGAAAGAACAGTATCCTGATCTTGCTCAAGAATTTTCATACTCCGAAACACCGAGAGATTCATTTAGATCCTCCACAAAAGAAATCCGCTTGGCCTCCACTCTATACAAAACAAGTGATATATCCTGTGATAAGAGCATAGATGACTATCTTAACTATAGGAAGAAAAGATTTATGCGTGCAGCAGTATCTACATCACCAACCAGTGTAATATCCCAAGCAGCAGTAGAAGCaattatcaataatttaaaacccTATGGTTCTTGTCTCTCTACTTCAGACAGCTTACAAGAATGTGAAGCAGCTGTGTTGGCAATAGCCAGATTATGGAAGGAATCAAAGGCTGATCCTGGGGTTCAGTCTTTTTTATCCAATCCAACAATTGTAAATG TTGTGGAAATACTGTCAGCTTCTCTGAGCAGAGAAGTTCTCAGAACATCAATTTACATACTCTCAGAGCTAGTATTTGCAGATGAAGGTGTTGGGAATACTCTAACAAGtgtagattctgattttgattGCCTAGCTGCTCTGCTAAAGAATGGGCTATCTGAGGCTGCTGTTCTTATATACCAGCTGACCCCAGCATTTGCTCAGCTTTCAGCTCATGACCTTGTATCCTCCCTTGTCCTGACAGT TTTAGATGATATTCAGTTTGTAATGGAGCCCAAGGATGCTGCCATAGCATTGCTTGAGCAGATTCTAATGGGAGGTAATGAATGCAGCAGGTCCCTCAGTGCCTTCAGTGTTATTTCTGCAAATGGAATTCCAGCCTTGGTCAAGTGTTTGGATAGATTGGAAGGAAGGAGATCCATTGTTTCCATACTTTTATGTTGCATGCAAGCTGAAAAAGATTGCCGGTGCTTGATAGCAAATAGAATTGAATTGTCACCTGTTCTAGAATTATTTCATGCTGGAAATGAAAGTGTAAGAGGCATATGTGTAGATTTTCTCTCAGAGCTCGTTCAGTTACACAG GAGGACATTCCGCAACCAGATATTGCAGATAATTAAAGATGAAGGAGCATTTAGTACCATGCACACCTTTCTTGTGTATCTTCAAATGGCTCCTGCAAAGCAGCAACCGGCCATTgctgctcttcttcttcagcttgatCTCTTG GTTGAGCCACGGGAGATGAGCGTGTATAGGGAAGAAGCTATAGATATATTAATTGAAGCACTCCGGAGAAAGGAATTTTCTGATTCTCAAATGATGGCTCTAGATGCTTTAATATCTCTATCTGGGCGTCTAACTTCCTCAGGGAAGTCCTATACCAAAGCCTGGTTACTCAAGATTGCAGGGTTTGATCAACCTTACCATGCCTTGATGAAGGCAGAACAGCTGAGAAAAGATGACAATGATTTGATGGAAATAATG gaagaggaagaggaagctGCAAGCTCTTGGGAGAGAAGGGTAGCTTTTGTACTTTGCAACCATGAGAATGGCTCAATATTCAAAGCCTTGGAGGAATGTCTCAAGAGTGATTCCTTAGAAATGGCAAGGTCATGCCTTGTCCTTGCTACATGGCTCACGTACATGCTTTCTACTCTTCCTCATACTGGTGTAAGAGATGCTGCTCGCAAGTCCTTGCTTGATGAATTTATAAATGTCCTCCAATCATCCAAGAACCTAGAGGAAAAGATTTTAGTGACCCTTGCTATGAAAACTTTTGTCAGTGATCCAT CTGCACTTGAAGCACTGGGGGTTTATGCTAAATGCATCTACAGAACTTTTAGAAAGCTTAAGAGGAATTCATTGGTGGTCAGAGATATAATGCAAGCCTTGATGAATTTACCATCTGTAGATGCA ACAGAGTTATGGAGTTGTTCTGAAATGGTTGAGTTAGATTCAAGCGCAAATGGTGAGGTTCTGTCTTTGCTTCATCTAAATGATCGACTTTTAAGCAGCCATTCTGATGGAACCATAAAG GTGTGGGATGTTGGAAAAAGGTTACCAAGGTTGGTTCAAGAAGTTCGTGAACATACAAAGGCTATCACATGCCTCTATGTACCATCTTCAGGTGACAAACTATATAGTGGTTCCTTTGACAAAACAATTCGG GTCTGGTCATGTAAACCTGAGGAAATTCACTGTATTCAAGTTCATGATGTGAAAGAGGCAGTATACGACTTGACAGCCAATTCTAATGTGGCATGCTATATTTCTCATGGAACTGGGGTCAAG GTGTATAACTGGTCTGGGACTCCAAAGCatataaatttcaacaaatatgTGAAATGCCTTGCCATGACTGGGGACAAACTATATTGCGGTTGTTCTAGTTACGGTATCCAG GAGGTTGATTTGTGCAATTACACAACAAACACATTCTACTCTGGTACAAGGAAATTGTTAGGAAAACAAGTCATACATTCCTTGCATGTTCATAAAGACCTCCTCTTTGCTGGTGGGTCTTCAGTTAATGCTATAGCTGGAAAG GTGTTTTCGCTTTCCACCAAGGCAGTAATTGGATCATTCCCAACAGGATTTGATATCCAACGCATAGCCGTCAACAGTGACTTCATTTATACAGCCACAAAATGTGGGTTCATTGAGGTTTGGGTGAAAGAAAAAGTTAGAAAAGTTGCTTCTATCAAAATGGCTGGTGGTGGACATGCAAAAATTACGTCATTAACATCAGatataaatgaattaatgcTTTTTGCTGCTTCCTCTGATGGCAGAATCCAG GTTTAG